The following coding sequences lie in one Flavobacterium sp. 20NA77.7 genomic window:
- a CDS encoding TlpA family protein disulfide reductase: protein MYIFKNKKSITITYVVLYVILSLNFRNINNYYFSKLHEYEIVGSKLPILKIEDIEGKVKNVNNCNKILIIDLWSNSCGYCIEAFPEFQKVYNYYKNDKEVEVFSVNVDDSKPNRMMGHKLVKKYGFKNFFASKEILKQLKFNTFPHYMIVSKDGKIKYFGSLNTSRVETYNNIYDLVQNEK from the coding sequence TTGTACATATTTAAAAATAAAAAAAGTATTACAATTACTTATGTTGTACTATATGTTATACTAAGCCTTAATTTTAGAAATATAAACAATTATTATTTTTCAAAATTACATGAATATGAAATAGTTGGTTCTAAGTTACCAATATTAAAAATTGAAGATATTGAGGGTAAAGTAAAAAACGTCAATAATTGCAATAAAATATTGATAATCGATCTCTGGTCAAATTCCTGTGGTTATTGTATCGAAGCATTTCCAGAATTTCAAAAAGTTTATAATTATTATAAGAACGATAAGGAAGTTGAAGTTTTTTCAGTTAATGTAGATGATTCAAAGCCAAATAGAATGATGGGGCACAAATTGGTTAAAAAATATGGGTTTAAAAATTTTTTTGCATCTAAAGAGATTTTAAAGCAATTAAAATTTAATACATTTCCACATTATATGATTGTTTCCAAAGATGGAAAAATAAAATATTTTGGAAGTTTGAATACAAGTAGGGTAGAAACGTATAACAATATTTATGATTTAGTCCAAAATGAGAAATAA